TCCAAAAAGCAAAAGAACATGCAAAAGAGTATAGACTCATGGCCCAGAGTTATACCATTGAGCTTTTGGAACAGACAAAGAAAACAATTGAAAATATTGTAAAAGAACTAAATGACAATATTGACCAAATTAGGCAGAAAAACTCATAGCGATAAAATTATAAAAATTAAAGTAATGAGAGCTGTAGATAAAGCACACTGAATTAATTTTCCAATAATATAGTGGAAAGATTGCAAACCTGCTGCACTCAAAAAGGATATTGTTTGAAAGTGTACCGAAAGTCCGCCCCAGGAAATAATGAGTTCAGATGCTATCAATTTTTGCCAGACAGGAAGAGGGTTTGTATTAATCTGTACACAGCCGTTTGTTATTTCAAAAAATCCGTATAAAAGTCCTTTTACTAAAGTAGCATCTGCACCTACAAATTTAAAGAGATTACATATTAAATGATAAATTTTAAAATAGTCGAGGATGTTATTTAAATTAAAAAAGAGAGTTATAAAGCCCCCTATAATAAGTATGGACTCAATTGAATCTTTTACGGATTTTGATAAAACCTTGCCAATATCAAAATTTAAAGGTTTGTAAAGTTCTGAAGCTGCCAGTATTTCACTTTGTGCAAATCGAGAAGTACAAAAAGCTATTATCAAACTTGCGAGTATATGGGCAAAAAATAGGATATATCCATACTTTTTAGAACTGAGCAGATTGATTCCAACCGTTCCAATGATAAAAAGAGGTCCAGAGTTGTTAACAAAATAAAGGAGCCTTACAGCTTCGTTTTTACTGATTAATTTTTGGCTATATAAGTTACATACCATCTTGCTACCGACTGGATATCCGGTTAGCATTCCTATTATCATTGCTAAAAACCCATTTGATGAAAGTTTGAATATCTTTTTGGAGGGCAAAAAGAAGATGTTTGAAATATGGCTTATTAGTTTTGATTCTACAAGTACATTTATAACCAAAAAGTATGGAAAGAGAGAAGGCAGGACTTTTTCCCACCATATGATTACTGATTTTGTTGTTGACTGAATGATAAGTTGAGGCTTTAAAAACATAGATAAAAAATAAAGTATACATAATATTATTACGGTAAAGTTAAATATCTCTCTCAAGTGCTCTGCTCCAATACATATTTAAATGGTATTCTACTTAAAATATTATTGCTGTATGGAGGGTAAAATGAAAAAAGTTTCGCTTGCACTTGGTTCTGGTGCAATGAGAGGATTTGCACACATAGGGGTTATAGAAGTGCTGGAAAAGGAGTTTAAATTTGAAGCTTTTTCAGGTTCAAGCATTGGTGCTGTTATTGGCGCATTTTACTGTCTTGGATATGACCTTGGTCTTATATATAAGGTAGCAAAACAAATAAGAAATGACGTACTCATAGATTTTAAAGTAAGTAAAAATGCTCTCATTTCAGGTAAAAATATTGAAGAGATTTTAAAGCTTTTTTTGAGAGATAAAAGGTTTTCGGATTTGAAATATCCGTTTTATGTTGTTGCAACAGACCTTTTAAAAGGTGAGCAGGTGGTCTTCAGCGAGGGAAGTTTATATGATGCTGTAAGAAGCAGCATATCCATTCCGGGGGTTCTTCCACCGTATAAAATAGGGGATACTGTGCTGGTTGATGGAGCGGTAGTAGACAAAGTGCCGGGAAAGGTTTTAAAAGAAAATGGTTGCGAGTTCGTAGTTGGTGTGGATGTTTCAGGTAAAAGTTCGCTCAAAGAACCTAAAAATATCTTTGAAATGATAATGACTACCATTGATATTATGGGTGAAGAGATACTCAGACTTAAGCAGAGGTACTT
The sequence above is drawn from the Caldicellulosiruptor bescii DSM 6725 genome and encodes:
- a CDS encoding nucleoside recognition protein, producing MREIFNFTVIILCILYFLSMFLKPQLIIQSTTKSVIIWWEKVLPSLFPYFLVINVLVESKLISHISNIFFLPSKKIFKLSSNGFLAMIIGMLTGYPVGSKMVCNLYSQKLISKNEAVRLLYFVNNSGPLFIIGTVGINLLSSKKYGYILFFAHILASLIIAFCTSRFAQSEILAASELYKPLNFDIGKVLSKSVKDSIESILIIGGFITLFFNLNNILDYFKIYHLICNLFKFVGADATLVKGLLYGFFEITNGCVQINTNPLPVWQKLIASELIISWGGLSVHFQTISFLSAAGLQSFHYIIGKLIQCALSTALITLIFIILSL
- a CDS encoding patatin-like phospholipase family protein — encoded protein: MKKVSLALGSGAMRGFAHIGVIEVLEKEFKFEAFSGSSIGAVIGAFYCLGYDLGLIYKVAKQIRNDVLIDFKVSKNALISGKNIEEILKLFLRDKRFSDLKYPFYVVATDLLKGEQVVFSEGSLYDAVRSSISIPGVLPPYKIGDTVLVDGAVVDKVPGKVLKENGCEFVVGVDVSGKSSLKEPKNIFEMIMTTIDIMGEEILRLKQRYFDYLIKINLEDINPYTLADVEKAYQRGKKRAEEELENLKNLAS